In Nocardioides jishulii, the DNA window GGGCCCGGTGACCGTGCTGGGAGGCCGCCGCCTGTCGAGGTGGCCCGACCTGGTGCTGACGATCGGCGTGATGCTGCTCGTGCTCGGGCCCGTGCTGTTCGACCGCGGGTTCGTCCTGGTGGGTGACATGGTCTTCGTCCCTGACCAGCCGTGGAAGGACACCTGGACCGGCGGCGACGGGGGAGTGCCCCGCGCCGTGCCCGGTGACGCGATCGTCTCGCTCCTGACCACCGTGGTCCCCGGTGAGCTCCTGCAACGGCTGGTGCTGACCGGCACGTTCATCGCCGCGGGTGCGGGCATGTCGCGCCTGACGAGGAACCTGCCGTTCCTCGCCCGTGCCGCCGGCATCGTCCTCTTCCTGTGGAACCCCTACGTCCACGAGCGCCTCGCGATCGGGCACTGGGCGCTCCTGTGCGGGTACGCCGCGCTGCCCTGGGTGGCGGACGCCGTCGCCACCCTCCGTTCCGACGAGGGAGGGCGGGCCAGGCATCGCGCCTGGGCGCTGCTCGTGGTGGCGCTCGCGGTGGCCGGGTGGGGGTCGCCCACAGGAGGCGTGCTCACCACGGTGACGGCGCTGGTGCTCGCGCTGGGCCAGTGGCGCACGGCCGCGCGCGTCCTGGGACTCGGCCTCTTCGTCAACCTGCCGTGGATCGTCCCGGCGTTCGGCAACGGTGCCGACCAGCTGCCCCCGGACGCGTTCGGGGTGGAGGCCTTCGCCTCGTCGTCCGACACCCCCTTCGGGGTGCTGGGGTCACTCCTCACGTTCGGGGGCATCTGGAAGGAGTCGATCGTCCCGGCAGACCGCGGGGACGTGCTGTCGGCGACGCTCGGCCTCGCGCTGGTGCTCGTGGCCGCGTACGGGTGGTGGGCCTCGCGCCGGGCTCCGGTCCTCCCGTGGCGCCAGGCACTGGCGCTGGGCCTGGGATCGGTGCTCGTCGCCGCCGTCGGAGGCGTGGGTCCCCTCCAGGGAGCGGTCGAGTGGTGCGTGCTCCACGTGCCCGGAGGGGGCCTGCTGCGCGACGGACAGAAGTGGGTCGCTCCGTGGGTGCTGGTCGCCGCCGTCGGGCTCTCCGCAGCGGTGGCGCGGCTGGCTGAGTGGTCGACGGGCCGCAGTGGTGCGGGTCGGGCCTGGCTGGTCTGCTTCCTGCTCGCCCCGGTGGCCGCACTTCCGTCGTTCGCCCTGGGGCTCGGCGGCTTCCTGCACTCCGACGAGTTCCCCGCGCAATGGCACGACGTCCGCGCGGAGATGGAGCGGCTCGACGTCGACGACGACCTCGTCGTGGTGCTGCCCTTCTCCACCTACCGTCGCTTCGACTGGACCCCACGCACCATCCTCGACCCCGCACCGCGCTTCTTCCCCGGGCGCATGGTGACCGAGGATGCGCTGACGGTGCCCGAGGGGACGGTCGGTGGAGAGAGTGCGCTGTCCGCCCGGGTCCGTGGGGCCGACGACGCCGACGAGCTGGCCGACGTGCTCAGCGCGGCGGGGGTGCGCTGGGCGCTGGTCCACCGCAGCACGGAGGACGTCGTCCTGCCCGCCGGCACGCAGGTCGTCGCCGAGGGCGACCAGCTCACCCTGCTGCGTCTGCGCGAGCCGACCGGGGACGCTGCGTACGCGGGGGAGTGGCGGCCCGTGGCGTACGCCGTCCTCGACCTGCTGGTCCTCTGCGGAACGGCGGGCCTGGCGCTCCGGCTCACGCTCAGGTGACGACTCAGGTCCGCAACGTGGGCAATGTCTCCCACGCCCGGGCTGGGGATGCCTATACTGCAAGGAAGTAACGAGGTCTGGGAGGACTACATGTTCGGGTTTGGTTGGCTGATTTCGCTCCTCACGGGCGCTGTTGCCGCAGTCATCACCGTGATCATCGCTGTTGCCAGCCTGACCGGTGTCGACGCGGACCACGAAGGTCCCGGCTCCCCGGGCGCCGGCCAGTACGGCGACGACTGACACTTCGGTCGGCCACCCGACCTCACGTCTTCGAACCTCGGACGGACCTTGGTCCTTCCGAGGTTTTCGTGCGTCCCCGTGATGCGGCAGAGACGTTCCTCCGTCAGCCTGAAGAAGGCCTCGACCCGGAGGGGTCGAGGCCTTCTTCGCGAGCGGCGCGCGGGGGCGCCGGGTCAGGCCGGCAGGCAGCCCTCGACCACGGCGGTCGTGGCCTCCCAGGTGAACTGTTCGCTGCGCATCTGCGCCTTGGTGCCCAATCCCTCGCGCAGGGCGCGGTCGGCGAGCAGACGGCGTACGCAGTCGGTGAAGTCGTCCTGGTCCTGGGCCAGGAGTCCGGTCACGCCGTCGAGGATCGACTCCTGGACGCCTCCGGCGGAGCGGTAGGCGACCGACGGCACTCCTACGTGTGCGGCCTCGACGATCGAGAGGCCCCACCCTTCCTTCAAGGAGGGCATGACGTGCACCCAGGCGCGTGAGAGCTCCTCGAACTTGGTCGTGTCGTCGACGTGGCCGAGCAGGCGTACGCGGTCCTCGAGGTCGAGCTCGACGACCATCTCGCGCAGCTGGTCCGCCCACCAGCCGTCGCCCATGACGGTGAGCGTCGCGTCCGGGACCTCGTCGCGCAGGGCGTGCAGGGTACGGACGGCGTGCTCGATCTGCTTGTGCGGGACGAGCCGGCTGAGCGCCACCAGGCTCGGGTGCGGGTCTCGCGGGGGAGCAGTGAACTCGGGCACCGGAGGCACGCCGTTGTAGGCGATGCGGATGCGGTCCTCGGCGACGCCCAGCGAGACGAGCTCGGCAGCCGTGATCTGGCTGACGGCCACGTAGTCGTTGGAGCGGTTCACCCAAGGGGCGACCCGGGACTCCATGAACCATCCCACCTTCGCCAGCAGAGGGCCGACGACCGGCCACTGCTCGCGGTGGACGTGGTGGACCAGCACGGTCACCTTGGCGCGGGTGAAGAGGTGCGCGAGGAACGGCATGCCGTTCTGCACCTCGATCACGTGGTCGATGCGTCCGAGCCGCCGGGTCATCAGGTAGAAGGCGGCCCAGAGGTAGACGGTCATGTGCTGGCCGACGCGCACGTAGCGCACCCCGTCGATGACCTCTTCCTTCGGGCTCCCGGGATAGCGAGCGGTCAGGGTCGTGACCTGGTGCCCCGCAGCCGCGAGGCGCGTGGACACCTGGAGCAGGTAGGTCTCCGAGCCCCCGCCCTCGGGGTGCCGGTGGTCACGCCAGTTGAGGATGGCGACGTGGCTCATGCGTGCCGCCTCCTCGTACCGACAGACTGGACCGTTCGGATGGTGAACACCACCTGGTCTCCCTCCTGGTGCTGATTACTCGAGGGTAGCATCCGCGATGTGAGCCATTCCACAGACCAGATCAGTTCTTCGCGACCGCCGGCGGGTGGTCTCGCCCGCGACGACTGGCGCCGTTCGGTGAAGCTCTTCCGGTCGTTCCTGACCGAGCAGACCGACCCGGAGGGCTTCTACGGGTTGATCGCGGACGACACCCTCGACCTCCTGCGTCGTCACGTGGACATCGAGGGCAGGACGATCGCCGACTTCGGTGGGGCGGCCGGCTTCTACTCCGACGCCTTCCGGCGCGCCGGCGCGACGTCACTGGTGGTCGACCTCGACCACACCGAGATCGTGGCGCACGGGGTGAAGCACCCGTTGTCGGTCGTCGCACGTGCCGAGCAGTCCCCCTTGCGCGACGAGTCCGTCGACATCGGCTTCTCGAGCAACATGCTGGAGCACGTGCCGGACCTGGCTTCGGTGGCCGACCAGATCGCTCGCGTGGTCAAGCCAGGTGGCTACGTGGTGCTGTCCTACACCGCTTGGTACGGACCGTGGGGTGGTCACGAGACCTCGCCCTGGCACCTGCTGGGAGGTGAACGTGCGGCGCGTCGCTACGAGCGCAAGACCGGGCGCCCGCCCAAGAACGTCTTCGGCGAGAGCATGTACGCCGCGACCGTGGCCGAGGGGATGGCGTGGGCGCGCTCGCGTGACGACCTGGTCCTGCTCGAGGAGCGGCCCCGTTACCTCCCGCCGGCGAGTCGGCACCTGCTCAAGGTGCCGGGTCTGCGTGAGGTGTTGACCTGGAACCTGTGGCAGGTTCTGCGCAAGAAGTGATCCACCTCATGGTGTGATCACCCCAGGGGCCTTCGGGTCAGTCGCGCCCCCGGCTCAGCCGACACATTGTGGGCTGCGTCACCGTTTCGTCTACCGGCTGGTAGCGTGCGGCTACTTATTGGCAGGGATGTCTGGAGGGAGCACGCAAGTGCGAGGAAAGTTGGGCCCGATCCTCTCGGGCATTGGTGGGTTCCTACTCGTCGTGGGGATCCTCCTGAACGTGTACGCATACCCGAGGTTGGCCACGGCTCCGCTGGACCAGGACAGCACCTCGACGCTGTCCGGCCCTGGTGCGACCGTCTTCGACACAGGTTCGCTGACCGAGATCGACACTGAGCTCACCACCACCGCGAAGACCGTCGGTGACGTCGAGGACTCCGAGGAGGCTGGCGACAACGTCCGTGTCTGGGTCAACGCCACCTCGACGAAGTCGGCCGACGGCGTGGTTCGTTCGCGCACCATCGAACGTGTGGCGTTCGACGGCTTCACCGGCGAGGCCGTGGACTGCTGCAACGCTTGGTCCGAGATGGAGATGGGCCAGTCCGAGGAGACGAAGTTCGAGGGACAGGTCTTCAAGTTCCCCTTCCAGACCGAGAAGAAGACGTACAAGTGGTGGGACGGCACGCTGAAGCGGGCCTTCGACGCCGAGTACGAGCGTGAGGAGAAGGTCAAGGGGATCAACACCTACGTCTTCGTCCAGACGATCGAGCCGGAGATCTGGACCCAGGCCCCCGCACTGCCCCCGGAGATCCTCGGTCTCAAGGGCAAGGAGCCGATCGTCGCCGACCGCACGTACGGCAACATCCGTACCTTCTGGGTCGAGCCCGAGACCGGCGTCGTCATCAACCGCGTCGAGCAGCAGTCGGCCGCCCTCCAGGTCGACGGTGAGGACAAGATCACCGTGACCGACGTGGAGACGCAGTTCACCGACGAGACCGTGGCCGCCAACGTCAAGGAGTACGGCGACAAGGCGAAGCAGCTCAAGCTGATCCGCTCGACCCTGCCTCTTGCGCTGGGCATCGGCGGTCTCGTGCTGATCCTGGTCGGCTTCCTGCTCCACCGCCGCGCCAAGGCTTCGGAGTACTGAGCCGACGCACAGAAGCACGCACCCCCTCAGGAGCTCGGTCGGACCACTGGTCCGGTCGGGCTCCTGGTGCGTTCGGAGGGATCCGTCGGTGACTGCCTCGTGTGGGGCCCTCAGGGGGCGAGGTCGGTGACGAAGAGCGCGGTCCCCGGGGTCAGTGAGCCACGCGTACGCGACCAGCCTTCCCAGACGCGTTCGTGCCCCTCGGGCCACTCGGGCTCGAGGAGGTCGACGAGGCGGAAGCCCGTGGCGGCCAGCAGCCGCACCCAGTCGCCCAACGTGCGGTGGTGCTCCACGTAGGTGACGATGCCGGTCTGCGGGTCGGTCTCCACGTAGGGGGTGCGGTCCCAGTAGGACTGCGAGGCGGTCAGCCCTTCGGGCCCGGGATCGTCCGGGAAGGACCACCGCGTCGGGTGGGTGATGGAGAAGGCGAACCGGCCGCCCGGACGCAGCACTCGCGCCGTCTCCTCCACCGCGGCGTCGAGGTCCGCCACGAACTGCAGGGCGCCGAAGGACGAGAAGACCACGTCGAAGCTCGCGTCCCGGAACGGCAGCTGGGTCGCCGTCCCCAGGACTGACGGGACGGGTGTGCCCGTCTCGAGGTCGATGCGGCGTGCGTGCTGCAGCTGGCGCATCGACAGGTCGATCCCGATGCCGGTCCCGCCCTGCTGGCGCACCCAGCGCGAGCACTGGCCGGCCCCGCTGCCCACCTCCAGGACCCGGCGACCGCGCAGCTCACCCAGGGCGCCTGCCTCCTGCTCGGTCAGTCCCTCGGGGCCCCAGACGAAGCCGATGTCGCCGAGGAACTCGCCGTGCGTGGCCTGGTACTCGTCGGCGTAGCGGTCCCACTCAGGGCCGTTGGCCCGGCGTGACTCCTCCTCCGAGACCTCTCGGCGGTCGACGGAGACGGACTGTGGCAGGTGTTCCCACTGCGGGGTGCGCGACTCGGACACCCCTCGGATGCTAGTCGTGCGTGGTTGCGTCGTCCTGGGGCAGGCGTCGCCCAGGGAGGGGTGGGAGTGGCACCATGCCGCGGGTGGACATGCGGATGGACCTGGGGATGGACATGGAGTGGCAGCCGCTGCCCGGCGGGTGGTCGGGGGAGAGCTTCCTCACCGGGATCGGTGACGAACGGTCGGTGGTGCGCATCTTCGCCAGCGCCGGTGAGGGGCGTCCGTACGCCGCCCAGGTCGACGCTGCCCTGATGCGACTGGTGAGAGGTCTCGTCCCGGTGCCGGAGGTGCTGGAGGTGCGTCCGGCGACCGCCGGGTCGCCGCCGCTCCTCGTCACGCGCTACGTTCCGGGTGCCCGCGCCGACGACGTCGTACGCGACGCTGACGACGTGGTGCTCGCGGAGGTCGGCCGACACCTCGGACACCTCGCCGGCACCCTCGCCGGGATGCCGACCCTGCGGGCGGGGGAGTTCGCGGACGAGGACCTGCGGATCGAACCGTTCCCCGGGGACCGTGGCGACCTCCCCGCTCACGTCGAGGCGCACCTCGACGACCTGCGAGCGCTGGACGATGCCGGCCGTGACGGCCTGCGGCGACTGGTCCGCGAGGCGCAGGACGTGCTCGACGAGGTGGGGCGCACCTGCCTGGTCCACGGCGACCTGACGCCCAAGAACGTGGTCCTCACCCCTGAGGGAGACGTCGCCGCACTGGTCGACTGGGAGCACGCGCACAGCGGCATGCCGCACGCCGACCTGGGCAGCCTGCTGCGCTTCGACCGGCACCCTGCGTGGGAGGACGCGGTCGTCGCCGGGTGGTGCGAGGTGCGCGACGAGGAACCAGCCCTGGCGAGGGAGCGGGCGCGCTGCGCCGACCTCTTCGCGCTGGTGGACCTGGGTGCGCGTCAGGGAGGCAACCTGGTGGTCGACCTGGCCGAGCTGTTCCTGGCCGAGATCGTGCGGACCCAGGACGTGCACGCCCACCCTTAGCAGCGGAGCGGGCAACGCTCTGGTCAGGGCAGCGGGCAGGACGCGGGCAGGACTGCGGGATGGGCCGTCTCCCCGGTTGGACGCCTGACGTGCCCGCTGAGTAGAGTGGGCCATTGCGCCAGAGGTCTGCGACGAGCCCATACGGAGCGGTTCCTCGCTCATCGTGAACGGTCGCGGTGAACAACGGATTCTCCGGCGCTCCGAACGACTCCATCCATCCCCAAGGACAACTCTTCCTAATGACGAGCACCAGCATCCCTCTTCCCGACTACGACGCCCCCCAGGTGGCGATCAACGACATCGGTTCTGAAGAGGACTTCCTCGCCGCGATCGACGCGACGATCAAGTACTTCAACGACGGCGACATCGTCGACGGCATCATCGTGAAGGTCGACCGTGACGAGGTGCTCCTCGACATCGGTTACAAGACCGAAGGTGTCATTCCCTCCCGTGAGCTCTCGATCAAGCACGACGTCGACCCGTCCGAGGTCGTCTCGATCGGCGACAAGGTTGAGGCCCTCGTTCTCCAGAAGGAGGACAAGGAAGGTCGTCTGATCCTGTCGAAGAAGCGCGCCCAGTACGAGCGCGCCTGGGGCACCATCGAGCAGGTCAAGGAAGAGGACGGCGTCGTCGAGGGCACCGTCATCGAGGTCGTCAAGGGTGGTCTCATCCTGGACATCGGCCTGCGCGGCTTCCTGCCCGCCTCGCTCGTCGAGATGCGTCGCGTCCGCGACCTGCAGCCCTACGTGGGTCAGACCCTCGAGGCCAAGATCATCGAGCTCGACAAGAACCGCAACAACGTGGTCCTGTCGCGCCGTGCCTGGCTCGAGCAGACCCAGTCCGAGGTTCGCCACGGCTTCCTGACCCAGCTCCAGAAGGGTCAGATCCGCAAGGGTGTCGTCTCCTCGATCGTCAACTTCGGTGCGTTCGTCGACCTCGGCGGCGTCGACGGTCTCGTCCACGTCTCCGAGCTCTCCTGGAAGCACATCGACCACCCCTCCGAGGTCGTCACCGTCGGCGACGAGGTCACCGTCGAGGTCCTCGACGTCGACATGGACCGCGAGCGCGTGTCCCTGTCGCTCAAGGCCACGCAGGAAGACCCGTGGCAGCACTTCGCCCGCACCCACCAGATCGGTCAGATCGTGCCCGGAAAGGTCACCAAGCTGGTGCCCTTCGGTTCGTTCGTCCGCGTCGAGGAGGGCATCGAGGGCCTCGTGCACATCTCCGAGCTGGCCGAGCGCCACGTGGAGATCCCGGAGCAGGTCGTCCAGGTCAACGACGACGTCATGGTCAAGATCATCGACATCGACCTCGAGCGTCGCCGGATCTCGCTGTCCCTCAAGCAGGCCAACGAGACCTCCGCTGCCGCCGACGTCGACGAGTTCGACCCGACGCTCTACGGCATGGCTGCCACGTACGACGACCAGGGCAACTACGTCTACCCCGAGGGCTTCGACCCGGAGACCGGCGAGTGGCTCGAGGGCTTCGACGAGCAGCGCGCGACCTGGGAGGAGCAGTACGCCAAGGCGCACGCTCGCTGGGAGCAGCACGTCAAGCAGCAGGCGGAGGCCAAGCAGGCCGAGGCCGAGGCTGGCGAGGCCACCTCGTACAGCTCCGGTGGCGACGTCGAGGCTGCCGAGGAGGTCGGCGGTTCGCTGGCGTCCGACGAGGCCCTGCAGGCCCTGCGCGAGAAGCTGACCGGCGGCGCCAACTGAGCCACGGCTCACCCGCACGTCACGAGACGGCCCGCCCGGAGAGATCCGGGCGGGCCGTCCCGCATTTCCCGCCCACGCACGCGCGCCGCACGGACCACCTTGCTACTGTCGCGCCGTCCAGCGATGCGCCGTTTCGTCATGGTGGAGGAGTGCACAGTGGTGGTGAGGGTCGGTCTGACCGGAGGCGTGGCATCGGGCAAGAGCACGGTGTCGGCGCTCCTCGCGGAGCGTGGCGCCGTCGTCGTGGACGCGGACCTGCTGGCCCGTGAAGTCGTCGCCCCCGGCACTGACGGGCTCGCCGCCGTGCTGGCGGAGTTCGGGCCGGAGGTCCTCGCCGAGGACGGCTCCCTCGACCGTGCTGCACTGGGCGCCGTCGTCTTCGCGGACGAGTCCAGGCGTCGTGCGCTGGAGGCGATCATCCACCCGCGGGTGCGCGCCGCCGGCGCCGCCCTCGAGGCCGCCGCCACCGGTGACGCGATCGTGGTGCACGACATCCCGCTGCTCGTGGAGACCGGGCAGGCCGAGCTCTTCGACGTCGTGGTCGTGGTCGACGTGCCGGTCGAGGAGCAGCTGCGCCGCATGGTCGGGCTGCGAGGGATGACCGAGGCAGACGCGCGGGCGCGGGTGGCGGCCCAGGCGAGTCGCGAGCAGCGGCTGGCGGTGGCCGACCACGTCATCGACAACACCGGGGACCTCGAGCAGCTGCGGGCCCGAGTGGACGAGGTCTACGACGCACTACGGGCCCGCACCGACGCCTGACGGCATCGATACGGGCCCGTGTCAGCCCCCGGAGGAGGGTCAGGCCGCCAGGTCGGGGTCTCCCAACCGGCGCAGCTTCTGGAGGGCCTCACGCTCGAGCTGGCGGACGCGCTCGGCGGAGATTCCGTGGCGGGCGCCGATGTCGGCCAGCTTGTGCTGGCGTCCGTCGGTGAGGCCGTAGCGGGCGCGCACGATGTCGGCCGAACGCTCGTCGAGCTGCCCGACGAGGCTCTCGAGGCGGGCGCGCGACTCGACGTCGAGGACGTTGGCGTCGGGACCGGGGGCGGTCTCCTGGGCCATCAGGTCACCCAGCGACGTGTCGCCGTCCTCGTCCAGCGGGGTGTCCAGTGAGACGTGGTCACGGCCCCACGCCATCAGGTCGAGGACGCGCTCGGTGGTCATGCTGAGCTCTGCGGCGATCTCCACCGGCTCCGGGTCGCGGCCGAGCTGGCGCTCGAGGGTGCGGCGGGCGTTGCCGACCTGGTTGAGCTCCTCGACCACGTGCACGGGCAGGCGTACGACGCGTGCCTGCTGCGCGATGCCGCGGGTGATCGCCTGACGCACCCACCAGGTCGCGTAGGTCGAGAACTTGTAGCCCTTGGTGTAGTCGAACTTCTCGACCGCACGGATCAGGCCGGTGTTGCCTTCCTGGATCAGGTCCAGCATCGGCATCTGGGCGCGGCCGTACTTGCGCGCGATCGAGACCACGAGGCGCAGGTTCGCGCTGATGAAGGTGTCCACGGCACGGTGACCCTCCTCCGCCAACCACGTCAGCTCCTCCTCGGTGGCCGACATGGGGGCGCCGCCCTTGCGGCGGCCGACACGACCCTGCGCCAGCAGGTGCTCAGCCATCAGGCCGGCTTCGATCGTCTTGGAGAGTTCGACCTCGGTGGCTGCGTCCAGCAGGGGAGTGCGTGCGATCTCGTCCAGGTAGAGACCGACAGAGTCGCGCCCCTCGATCTCTCGGTCGGCGCTGTGGGCACGGGGTGCCGTGCGAGTTGCCATCGTCTTGCCTCCTGCTCCGTGTCCGCTCGTAGCGGTCACACCGTGGTCAACGGTCGGTGGAGCCGGATGATTCCCCTGCGTTCTGGGTTCAACCCTGCGCATCCACCGATCGAGTCTCTCGGTGGTTTGACGAGTGGCAGAGCCCTGAAGTTGCCGGGTGGGCCGACTCTCAGGGAGTTTTCAGCCCACCCCGGCGTCTCTCCGGAAACCCTCAGGGTTGGGAGGCTCGATCAGGCGCGGCGTGCGCCAGACCCATCCGGTCCAGGATCCAGGCCAGCGAGAACGCGCGGTCGTGCCAGGCCTTGTAACGGCCCGAGACGCCGCCGTGGCCGGCGCTCATCTCGGTGCGCAGCAGGAAGTCACGTCGGCCCACGGCGGTGGCGCGCAGCTTCGCGATCCACTTGGCAGGCTCCACGTAGAGGACCCGGGTGTCGTTGAGCGACGTCTCCGCCAGGATCGGGGGATAGTCCACCGCTGCCACGTTGTCGTACGGGGCGTAGGAGGACATCAGGGCGTAGACGTCGGGGTCGGCCTCGGGGTTGCCCCACTCCTCGTACTCGCCGATCGTCAGCGGGAGCGTCGCGTCGAGCATCGTGGTCAGCGCGTCGACGAAGGGCACGTTGGCGACGACGCCGGCGAAGAGCTCGGGCGCCTGGTTGACCACCGCACCCATGAGCAGGCCGCCGGCGCTGCCGCCCTCCGCGACGAGGGTCTCGGGCGACGACCAACCGGTCTCGACCAGGTGGCGTGCGACGTCGACGAAGTCGTTGAACGTGTTGGGCTTGTGGTCGAGCTTGCCCTCGTCGTACCAGCGCCGTCCCATCTCGCCGCCCCCCCGCACGTGGGCGATGGCGAAGGCGGCGCCGCGGTCCAGGAGCGACAGGCGTGGCACGGAGAAGTAGGGGTCGATCGAGGCCTCGTACGCCCCGTAGCCGTAGAGCAGGGTGGGCAGCGGGCGGCCGCCGTCGTGGGCGCCCTTGCGGCACACGAGCGAGACGGGCACCTGGACCCCGTCACGGGCGGTCGCCCAGAGCCGGTGCTCCTCGTAGTCGTCGACGTCGAAGCCGCCGAGCACGGGCGTACGCCGCAGCAGCGTCAGCTCGCGGGTGCGTACGTCGTAGTCGTAGACCGACGATGGCACGGCCAGGGAGGTGTAGCCCAGGCGCACGGTCGGCTGGGTGAACTCCGGGTTGGAGCCGGAGCCGATGGTGTAGACCGCCCGGTCGAACTCGACCAGGTGGCCCTCGCCGACGCCGTCCGGGCCGAGCGGAAGGATGCGCAGCTGGGTCAGGCCCTCGCTGCGCTGGTGCAGCACGAGGTGGGTGGCGAACGCGTCCACGTCCTCGAGACGCACCGCGGGGTCGTGCGCCACCAGCGGGGCCCACTGGGCGGGCGTGGCCGGTGCCGGTGGGGAGACGGCGAGCTCGAAGTCAGGACCGGTGCCGTTGTGCAGTACGAGGAACGCCGGGGCGTCGGCGATGACGGCCGACTCGAGGTGGTACTCCAGCCCGTCGGTGCGGGGGTGGAAGACGGTGAACTGCGCCTGCTCGTCGGTGGTGTCCAGGATCGACCACTCGGTCGTGGTCTTCGAGCCGGAGACGACGT includes these proteins:
- the coaE gene encoding dephospho-CoA kinase produces the protein MRRFVMVEECTVVVRVGLTGGVASGKSTVSALLAERGAVVVDADLLAREVVAPGTDGLAAVLAEFGPEVLAEDGSLDRAALGAVVFADESRRRALEAIIHPRVRAAGAALEAAATGDAIVVHDIPLLVETGQAELFDVVVVVDVPVEEQLRRMVGLRGMTEADARARVAAQASREQRLAVADHVIDNTGDLEQLRARVDEVYDALRARTDA
- a CDS encoding class I SAM-dependent methyltransferase, with product MSESRTPQWEHLPQSVSVDRREVSEEESRRANGPEWDRYADEYQATHGEFLGDIGFVWGPEGLTEQEAGALGELRGRRVLEVGSGAGQCSRWVRQQGGTGIGIDLSMRQLQHARRIDLETGTPVPSVLGTATQLPFRDASFDVVFSSFGALQFVADLDAAVEETARVLRPGGRFAFSITHPTRWSFPDDPGPEGLTASQSYWDRTPYVETDPQTGIVTYVEHHRTLGDWVRLLAATGFRLVDLLEPEWPEGHERVWEGWSRTRGSLTPGTALFVTDLAP
- a CDS encoding DUF3068 domain-containing protein is translated as MSGGSTQVRGKLGPILSGIGGFLLVVGILLNVYAYPRLATAPLDQDSTSTLSGPGATVFDTGSLTEIDTELTTTAKTVGDVEDSEEAGDNVRVWVNATSTKSADGVVRSRTIERVAFDGFTGEAVDCCNAWSEMEMGQSEETKFEGQVFKFPFQTEKKTYKWWDGTLKRAFDAEYEREEKVKGINTYVFVQTIEPEIWTQAPALPPEILGLKGKEPIVADRTYGNIRTFWVEPETGVVINRVEQQSAALQVDGEDKITVTDVETQFTDETVAANVKEYGDKAKQLKLIRSTLPLALGIGGLVLILVGFLLHRRAKASEY
- a CDS encoding S9 family peptidase encodes the protein MSDSAQSSPAQPPVAPRHPVSREWHGVTRTDDYEWLREKDSPEVLAHLEAENAWTEQATAHLADLRASLFEETRARTKETDLSVPTRNRGWWFYGRTFEGKEYGASCRVPVSDPDDWTPPVPDADAKVDEPALPGEEVLLDLNELAEGHEFFSLGGSALSLDDTLLAYSVDTAGDERYTVRVKRLADGTLLDDVVEGVLGGVTWHPDSTSFFYTTVDEAWRSDKVWRHRLGTSQAEDELVHHETDARYWVAVGRSRDDRWLYVVSGSKTTTEWSILDTTDEQAQFTVFHPRTDGLEYHLESAVIADAPAFLVLHNGTGPDFELAVSPPAPATPAQWAPLVAHDPAVRLEDVDAFATHLVLHQRSEGLTQLRILPLGPDGVGEGHLVEFDRAVYTIGSGSNPEFTQPTVRLGYTSLAVPSSVYDYDVRTRELTLLRRTPVLGGFDVDDYEEHRLWATARDGVQVPVSLVCRKGAHDGGRPLPTLLYGYGAYEASIDPYFSVPRLSLLDRGAAFAIAHVRGGGEMGRRWYDEGKLDHKPNTFNDFVDVARHLVETGWSSPETLVAEGGSAGGLLMGAVVNQAPELFAGVVANVPFVDALTTMLDATLPLTIGEYEEWGNPEADPDVYALMSSYAPYDNVAAVDYPPILAETSLNDTRVLYVEPAKWIAKLRATAVGRRDFLLRTEMSAGHGGVSGRYKAWHDRAFSLAWILDRMGLAHAAPDRASQP
- the rpsA gene encoding 30S ribosomal protein S1 is translated as MTSTSIPLPDYDAPQVAINDIGSEEDFLAAIDATIKYFNDGDIVDGIIVKVDRDEVLLDIGYKTEGVIPSRELSIKHDVDPSEVVSIGDKVEALVLQKEDKEGRLILSKKRAQYERAWGTIEQVKEEDGVVEGTVIEVVKGGLILDIGLRGFLPASLVEMRRVRDLQPYVGQTLEAKIIELDKNRNNVVLSRRAWLEQTQSEVRHGFLTQLQKGQIRKGVVSSIVNFGAFVDLGGVDGLVHVSELSWKHIDHPSEVVTVGDEVTVEVLDVDMDRERVSLSLKATQEDPWQHFARTHQIGQIVPGKVTKLVPFGSFVRVEEGIEGLVHISELAERHVEIPEQVVQVNDDVMVKIIDIDLERRRISLSLKQANETSAAADVDEFDPTLYGMAATYDDQGNYVYPEGFDPETGEWLEGFDEQRATWEEQYAKAHARWEQHVKQQAEAKQAEAEAGEATSYSSGGDVEAAEEVGGSLASDEALQALREKLTGGAN
- a CDS encoding class I SAM-dependent methyltransferase, with product MSHSTDQISSSRPPAGGLARDDWRRSVKLFRSFLTEQTDPEGFYGLIADDTLDLLRRHVDIEGRTIADFGGAAGFYSDAFRRAGATSLVVDLDHTEIVAHGVKHPLSVVARAEQSPLRDESVDIGFSSNMLEHVPDLASVADQIARVVKPGGYVVLSYTAWYGPWGGHETSPWHLLGGERAARRYERKTGRPPKNVFGESMYAATVAEGMAWARSRDDLVLLEERPRYLPPASRHLLKVPGLREVLTWNLWQVLRKK
- a CDS encoding sigma-70 family RNA polymerase sigma factor, which gives rise to MATRTAPRAHSADREIEGRDSVGLYLDEIARTPLLDAATEVELSKTIEAGLMAEHLLAQGRVGRRKGGAPMSATEEELTWLAEEGHRAVDTFISANLRLVVSIARKYGRAQMPMLDLIQEGNTGLIRAVEKFDYTKGYKFSTYATWWVRQAITRGIAQQARVVRLPVHVVEELNQVGNARRTLERQLGRDPEPVEIAAELSMTTERVLDLMAWGRDHVSLDTPLDEDGDTSLGDLMAQETAPGPDANVLDVESRARLESLVGQLDERSADIVRARYGLTDGRQHKLADIGARHGISAERVRQLEREALQKLRRLGDPDLAA
- a CDS encoding glycosyltransferase family 4 protein translates to MSHVAILNWRDHRHPEGGGSETYLLQVSTRLAAAGHQVTTLTARYPGSPKEEVIDGVRYVRVGQHMTVYLWAAFYLMTRRLGRIDHVIEVQNGMPFLAHLFTRAKVTVLVHHVHREQWPVVGPLLAKVGWFMESRVAPWVNRSNDYVAVSQITAAELVSLGVAEDRIRIAYNGVPPVPEFTAPPRDPHPSLVALSRLVPHKQIEHAVRTLHALRDEVPDATLTVMGDGWWADQLREMVVELDLEDRVRLLGHVDDTTKFEELSRAWVHVMPSLKEGWGLSIVEAAHVGVPSVAYRSAGGVQESILDGVTGLLAQDQDDFTDCVRRLLADRALREGLGTKAQMRSEQFTWEATTAVVEGCLPA
- a CDS encoding phosphotransferase family protein, coding for MPRVDMRMDLGMDMEWQPLPGGWSGESFLTGIGDERSVVRIFASAGEGRPYAAQVDAALMRLVRGLVPVPEVLEVRPATAGSPPLLVTRYVPGARADDVVRDADDVVLAEVGRHLGHLAGTLAGMPTLRAGEFADEDLRIEPFPGDRGDLPAHVEAHLDDLRALDDAGRDGLRRLVREAQDVLDEVGRTCLVHGDLTPKNVVLTPEGDVAALVDWEHAHSGMPHADLGSLLRFDRHPAWEDAVVAGWCEVRDEEPALARERARCADLFALVDLGARQGGNLVVDLAELFLAEIVRTQDVHAHP